One genomic window of Magnolia sinica isolate HGM2019 chromosome 3, MsV1, whole genome shotgun sequence includes the following:
- the LOC131239635 gene encoding phloretin 4'-O-glucosyltransferase-like, with the protein MPESHLLVLTFPAQGHINPALQFAKRLVHTGVRVTFATSVSAHRRIKSTPQDGLSYAYFSDGYDDGINPTDDLENYLGRLKEVASRSVSDLIRTFTDEGRPVTCVVYTILLPWAADVARMLGIPSVLLWIQPAAVLTIYYHYFHGYGDLITSKNNDPSFTIELPGLPPFTIKELPSFLLPPSNYPASLITFEELFRVLDKESKPRVLVNTFDALEADVIKAVDELEMIGVGPLIPSAFLDPKETSDASFGGDLFEKSRDYIVWLDSKPPSSVVYLSFGSISVLPEHEMAEILNGLLESNRPFLWVIRSAETDTDSEFWKKVRVAEEEMKVGLVVPWCSQVEVLSHPSVGCFVSHCGWNSTSESLAVGVPMVGVPQWTDQPANTKMVESVWKTGVWAKVNRDGVLEGEELKRCLDMVMGGEEGEEMRKNAVRWRDLAREAAAKGGSSDRNLRAFVEEISNLP; encoded by the coding sequence ATGCCTGAGTCTCACCTCCTTGTTCTAACCTTCCCAGCCCAAGGCCACATCAACCCCGCCCTCCAATTCGCCAAGCGCCTCGTCCATACAGGCGTCCGCGTCACCTTCGCCACAAGCGTCTCCGCTCACCGGCGCATAAAATCGACCCCTCAGGACGGGCTATCCTACGCCTACTTCTCGGACGGATACGATGATGGCATCAATCCCACTGATGACTTAGAAAACTACTTGGGGCGGTTAAAGGAGGTCGCATCGCGGTCCGTCTCCGATCTCATACGCACCTTCACTGACGAGGGCCGCCCCGTCACGTGCGTAGTCTACACCATCCTCCTCCCATGGGCTGCTGACGTGGCGCGTATGCTTGGCATCCCGTCCGTACTCCTATGGATCCAGCCCGCGGCGGTCCTGACCATTTACTACCACTACTTCCATGGCTACGGAGATCTCATAACGAGCAAAAACAACGACCCTTCTTTTACAATAGAATTACCGGGATTGCCACCCTTCACTATAAAAGAGCTGCCTTCCTTTCTCCTCCCTCCCTCCAACTATCCTGCAAGCCTTATTACATTCGAAGAACTCTTCCGAGTCTTGGACAAGGAATCCAAACCCAGAGTGCTTGTGAACACGTTCGACGCATTGGAAGCCGACGTGATAAAAGCCGTTGATGAGCTAGAGATGATCGGAGTGGGGCCATTAATCCCATCAGCTTTCTTGGATCCGAAGGAGACATCGGATGCTTCCTTTGGCGGCGACCTGTTCGAGAAATCAAGGGACTATATCGTGTGGTTGGATTCGAAACCGCCTTCTTCAGTAGTCTACTTGTCCTTCGGTAGCATTTCGGTGCTACCCGAGCATGAGATGGCCGAGATTTTGAATGGATTGTTGGAAAGCAATCGTCCCTTCTTGTGGGTGATCAGGTCGGCCGAAACAGATACTGATAGCGAGTTCTGGAAGAAAGTAAGAGTGGCGGAAGAGGAAATGAAAGTAGGGTTAGTAGTGCCATGGTGTTCGCAGGTGGAGGTTCTGTCGCACCCTTCGGTAGGGTGCTTCGTGTCGCATTGTGGGTGGAACTCGACGTCAGAGAGCTTGGCTGTGGGAGTTCCGATGGTAGGTGTTCCGCAATGGACGGACCAGCCCGCAAATACAAAGATGGTGGAGAGTGTTTGGAAGACGGGCGTTTGGGCTAAGGTTAATAGAGATGGGGTTTTGGAAGGTGAAGAGCTGAAGAGGTGTTTGGATATGGTGATGGGAGGTGAGGAAGGAGAAGAGATGAGGAAGAATGCTGTGAGGTGGAGGGATTTGGCGAGGGAGGCTGCTGCTAAAGGTGGCTCTTCGGACAGGAATCTTCGAGCATTTGTGGAGGAAATTTCAAATCTTCCCTGA